Genomic DNA from Rhodospirillales bacterium:
ACATCGTCGCCGTCGATCGATCAAAGACGCGGATCGAACGGTTGCGCGCCAATCTCGCCCGCCTCGATCTCGCCGCCGATACCGTCATCGCCGATGTCCTCGCGTGGGCGCCGGGACGCTTGGCCGACGCCGTGCTGTTGGATGCGCCGTGCACCGCGACCGGCACCGTGCGTCGCCATCCCGATATTCCGCGTATCCGCAAGCCAGAAGACATCGCCGTCCTCGCCGCGACCCAGGAAAAATTGTTGCGCGCCGCCGTCAATTTCGTGCGGCCGGGCGGCGCGCTCGTTTATTGCGTCTGCTCGCTCGAACCCGAGGAGGAAACCGAGCGGATCGACCGGTTCCTTGGCGACGGCGCCCCCTTTACGCGCGAGCCGATCCGCGCCGACGAGATTGCCCACCAGTCGCCGTTTCTGACCCCCGAGGGGAATTTGCGCACGTTGCCCTGCCATTGGCCCGAATGGGGAGGGCTGGACGGGTTTTTCGCCGCCCGCTTGCGGCGCGCAGGCTAGCTTTATTATGCCTTTATTAACGGCGGTCGGGTGATTAGGGTTGCGCCGGCCCGGAGGGCAACGATGGCCGAAACCCAAGGCCTGCACGAATCGTTCGATCGCGCGAGCGACGTCAAGACGGGTTCCGAACGGGCGTTCGGGCTCGTCTTCGCCGCCGTGTTCCTGCTGGTGGCACTGTGGCCCCTGCTCGCCGGCGATGCGCCGCGCTATTGGGCGATCGTCGTCGCGCTCGTTTTCGCCGCCGCCGCTGGCCTCGCGCCTCGAATATTGGCGCCGCTCAATCGGCTCTGGTTCCGGTTCGGAATGTTGCTGCACCGGATTGTTAGTCCCTTGATCATGGCTTTGTTGTTTTTTCTGACCGTGACGCCGATCGCGCTGGTCATGCGGTTCATGGGCAAGGACCCCCTCCGCCTCAAATTCGACCGTGCCGCGCGCACCTATTGGATCGAACGTGCGCCGCCGGGGCCCCCGCCCGAGTCCATGCGCCATCAATTTTGACGGAGTGTACGGATGTCCTTTCTCGCCGAGTTGTGGCTGTTCCTGAAAGTGCGCAAGAAGTTCTGGCTGCTGCCGATCATCGTGATGATGGCCCTGTTCGGCGGCCTGATCGTGCTGAGCCAGGGCTCGGCGGTCGCGCCCTTCATCTACACGATTTTCTGAGGGGGGTGCCGGTTGCGCATTCTCGGCGTATCGGCCTTCTACCACGACAGCGCCGCGGCGCTGATCGAGGACGGGCGCATCGTCGCCGCCGCCCAGGAGGAACGCTTCACCCGCAAGAAGCACGATTCGGGTTTCCCCGCCAACGCCATCGCGTTCTGTCTGGATTTCGCGGGCGTGAAACTGGCCGACGTCGATTTGGTCGCTTTCTACGACAAGCCGTTTCTCAAGTTCGAACGGCTGCTCGAAACCTATGTCGCGTTCGCGCCGCGCGGCTTCGCCTCGTTCCGCATGGCGATACCAGTCTGGCTGCGCGAAAAACTGTTCCAGAAGGACCTGCTGCGCAAGCGCTTCGCCGCGTTCGATCCCGGATTCGATTGGCAATCCCGGCTGCTGTTTTCCGAGCACCATCTCAGCCACGCAGCTTCGGCTTTCTTTCCGTCGCCGTTCGAGGAAGCCCTGGTGTTGACCATGGACGGCGTCGGCGAATGGGCGACCACCTCGGTCGCGCACGGCAAGGGCAACTCGCTCGCCGTCGTCAAGGAGCTGCATTTCCCCCATTCGCTCGGGCTCTTGTACGCCGCGTTCACCTATTACACCGGCTTCAAGGTCAATTCCGGCGAATACAAAGTCATGGGGCTCGCTCCCTATGGCGAACCCAAATATGCCCGCGCGATTCTCGACAACCTGATGGATTTGAAGGACGACGGGACCTTCCGTCTCGACCAATCCTACTTCGACTACTGCACCGGGCTGCGCATGACCAACGCCAAGTTCGACCGGTTGTTCGGCGGGCCGGCGCGGACGCCCGAGGAACCGCTCACCCAACGCCACATGGATCTTGCCGCTTCGATCCAAAAGGTGACCGAGGAGGTCGTGCTGCGCCTGACCCGCGCGCTCGCCGCCGAAACCGGCGCGGCCAATCTTTGCCTTGCCGGCGGCGTAGCGCTCAATTGCGTCGCCAACGGCCACGTGCTGCGCGATGGAAAGTTCAAGAATATTTGGATTCAGCCGGCGGCGGGCGACGCCGGCGGCGCACTCGGCGCGGCGCTTGCGGCCTATCACCTCTACCGCGGCGGCGCGCGGACCGTTCCCGCCAACCGTCAGGACGCCATGGCGGGCGGCTATCTCGGCCCCGAATTCGCCCAAGCCGAGATCGAGCGGCGCCTGACCGCCGCCGGCGCCCGCTTTCGCACCCTCGCCCCCCAAGATACGATCGATGTCGCCGCCCGCGCGCTGGCCGACGGCCAAGCGGTCGGTTGGTTCCAAGGCCGGATGGAGTTCGGCCCGCGGGCGCTGGGCGCGCGTTCGTTTCTCGGCGACGCCCGTTCGCCGTCGATGCAGAGGATGCTCAATTTGAAGATCAAGTATCGCGAGTCGTTCCGCCCCTTCGCGCCGTCGGTGTTGGCGGAAGACGCGGCCGATTGGTTCGATCTCGACCGGGAGAGTCCTTACATGCTGATCGTCGCCGACGTCGCCGAAAAGCGCCGCCGCGCCATGACCGAGGCGGAGCGGAACCTGTTCGGGATCGATAAATTGAACATTCCGCGTTCGGAAATTCCGGCGGTGACCCACGTCGATTATTCCGCCCGCATCCAGACGGTGCACGCGGAGACCAATCCGCGCTACCATGCGCTGCTGGCGCGCTTCAAGGAACTGACCGGCTGTCCGGTGATCGTGAACACCAGCTTCAACGTGCGTGGCGAGCCGATCGTCGGTTCGCCCGAGGACGCGTTCCGCTGTTTCATGGGCACCGAGGCCGAAATGCTGGTGGTCGGCGATTGCGTGCTCGCCAAGGCCGACCAGGACCCCGCCTTGAAGCTCGATTACAAGGGCGCGTTCGCGCCCGATTGAAGATCATCGATCGACCCCATGACTCACGGACGAAAAATATCCGTCATCGGGCTCGGCTACGTCGGCTTGCCGGTCGCCGTCGCCTTCGCCCGCGAGGGAAACCCGGTTGTCGCCTTCGACATCGATCCCGCCCGCGTCGCCGAACTGAAGACGGGACGCGATCGGACCGGCGAAATCCCCGGCGAAGCCCTAGCCCTGCCCGCGCTCGAGTTCACCGTCGATCCGGGCGCGCTCAAGCGGGCCGATTTTCACATCGTCACCGTGCCGACCCCGATCGACGACGCCAACCGGCCCGATCTCGCCGCGCTCGAATCCGCCACGCGCACCGTCGGCGCGCAACTCAAGAAAGGCGACATCGTCGTCTACGAATCGACCGTTTTTCCCGGGGCGACCGAGGACGTGTGCGCGCCGTTGCTGGCCAAAACTTCGGGCCTGACGGCGGGCCGCGATTTCGCCGTCGGCTACAGTCCGGAACGCATCAATCCCGGCGACCGCGA
This window encodes:
- a CDS encoding carbamoyltransferase, which encodes MRILGVSAFYHDSAAALIEDGRIVAAAQEERFTRKKHDSGFPANAIAFCLDFAGVKLADVDLVAFYDKPFLKFERLLETYVAFAPRGFASFRMAIPVWLREKLFQKDLLRKRFAAFDPGFDWQSRLLFSEHHLSHAASAFFPSPFEEALVLTMDGVGEWATTSVAHGKGNSLAVVKELHFPHSLGLLYAAFTYYTGFKVNSGEYKVMGLAPYGEPKYARAILDNLMDLKDDGTFRLDQSYFDYCTGLRMTNAKFDRLFGGPARTPEEPLTQRHMDLAASIQKVTEEVVLRLTRALAAETGAANLCLAGGVALNCVANGHVLRDGKFKNIWIQPAAGDAGGALGAALAAYHLYRGGARTVPANRQDAMAGGYLGPEFAQAEIERRLTAAGARFRTLAPQDTIDVAARALADGQAVGWFQGRMEFGPRALGARSFLGDARSPSMQRMLNLKIKYRESFRPFAPSVLAEDAADWFDLDRESPYMLIVADVAEKRRRAMTEAERNLFGIDKLNIPRSEIPAVTHVDYSARIQTVHAETNPRYHALLARFKELTGCPVIVNTSFNVRGEPIVGSPEDAFRCFMGTEAEMLVVGDCVLAKADQDPALKLDYKGAFAPD
- a CDS encoding nucleotide sugar dehydrogenase, with amino-acid sequence MTHGRKISVIGLGYVGLPVAVAFAREGNPVVAFDIDPARVAELKTGRDRTGEIPGEALALPALEFTVDPGALKRADFHIVTVPTPIDDANRPDLAALESATRTVGAQLKKGDIVVYESTVFPGATEDVCAPLLAKTSGLTAGRDFAVGYSPERINPGDR